One part of the Aquificaceae bacterium genome encodes these proteins:
- a CDS encoding type III PLP-dependent enzyme translates to MLKETIDPLSLQYENTRRYFTEFISQREHLLPYLKPQKTPLLLMDLQGIKSRYIEVKYHFSQFKVYYAVKANDHVDILKTLAELGSGFEVASSEELKKVLELGVKPERIISSNPVKPMDFIAYAYEKGINRFVVDSFTEVEKLTKTAPRSRVYVRLVVPNEGSDWPLSKKFGVDVDTALDILEYAQSKGLVPYGITFHVGSQCNNFRNWLIGIKKASELWQKAKLRGLRLQMLNIGGGLPVRYTYEALRIEDIAYYVRGLLQKFMPSLPHELQIEPGRGIVGDQGIMVCRVIGKAKRGEENWLYIDTGVFNGLAEALGGIRYPFYLERGGELKEWTIGGVSCDSMDVVARMVPLPEPEVGDYLYILSAGAYTTVYAADFNGFPEPEVLCL, encoded by the coding sequence ATGTTGAAAGAAACTATAGACCCCTTGTCTTTGCAATACGAAAATACCCGCAGGTATTTTACGGAGTTCATCTCCCAAAGAGAGCATCTGCTTCCTTACCTAAAGCCACAGAAAACCCCTCTGCTACTTATGGACCTTCAGGGTATAAAAAGCAGATACATTGAGGTAAAGTATCACTTTTCTCAGTTTAAGGTTTACTATGCGGTGAAAGCTAACGACCATGTGGACATTCTTAAAACCCTTGCGGAGCTTGGCTCTGGTTTTGAGGTGGCTTCTTCAGAGGAGCTAAAGAAAGTCTTAGAGCTTGGAGTAAAGCCAGAAAGGATAATCTCCAGCAATCCTGTAAAACCTATGGACTTTATAGCCTACGCCTACGAGAAGGGAATAAACAGGTTCGTGGTGGACTCTTTCACAGAAGTAGAGAAATTGACAAAGACAGCTCCAAGGTCAAGGGTTTATGTAAGGCTTGTAGTTCCCAACGAAGGAAGCGACTGGCCCCTCTCAAAGAAGTTTGGAGTTGATGTGGACACAGCCCTTGATATATTGGAATACGCCCAAAGTAAGGGTCTTGTTCCTTACGGTATCACCTTCCATGTGGGGTCTCAGTGCAACAATTTCAGAAACTGGCTTATAGGTATAAAGAAAGCCAGTGAGCTTTGGCAGAAGGCAAAACTTAGAGGTTTGAGACTTCAGATGCTCAACATAGGTGGTGGTCTGCCAGTGAGGTATACTTACGAAGCCCTTAGGATAGAGGATATAGCTTACTATGTGAGGGGACTACTTCAGAAGTTTATGCCTTCACTTCCCCATGAGCTTCAAATTGAGCCGGGAAGAGGTATAGTGGGAGACCAAGGCATAATGGTCTGCAGGGTTATAGGAAAGGCAAAAAGAGGTGAGGAAAACTGGCTTTACATAGACACGGGAGTCTTTAACGGTCTTGCGGAAGCCCTTGGGGGTATAAGGTATCCCTTCTACCTTGAGAGGGGTGGAGAACTAAAGGAATGGACGATAGGCGGTGTTTCTTGTGATAGCATGGATGTGGTTGCGCGCATGGTGCCCTTGCCTGAGCCCGAAGTGGGTGATTACCTTTATATCCTCTCCGCAGGAGCTTACACCACCGTATATGCTGCAGACTTTAATGGTTTTCCTGAGCCTGAGGTTCTGTGTCTTTGA
- a CDS encoding copper chaperone PCu(A)C: MRKVLLGSLFLAGLSLAQPKIEVKDAWVREVPPTSKMSAAYMVIENKGKEADRLVDASNNVSEITELHETVEGRMRRVKAIEIPAGGKVELKPGGLHIMLINLKKPLKEGDTVELTLKFEKSGEVKVQAPVRKGMGGHMHKHRH, encoded by the coding sequence ATGAGAAAAGTTCTTCTTGGAAGCCTTTTCCTTGCAGGACTTAGCCTTGCTCAACCAAAGATTGAAGTAAAGGATGCATGGGTTAGGGAAGTCCCTCCCACCTCTAAGATGTCCGCTGCCTATATGGTTATAGAAAACAAGGGGAAGGAAGCAGACAGGCTCGTAGATGCGTCCAACAACGTTTCTGAGATAACCGAACTCCACGAAACCGTGGAAGGTAGAATGAGGAGAGTTAAAGCCATAGAGATTCCTGCAGGTGGAAAGGTGGAGTTAAAGCCCGGCGGTCTTCATATTATGCTTATAAACCTCAAAAAGCCTCTCAAAGAAGGCGATACGGTTGAGCTCACTCTCAAGTTTGAAAAGTCCGGAGAGGTTAAGGTCCAAGCACCTGTAAGAAAAGGCATGGGTGGGCATATGCATAAGCACAGACATTGA